A part of Arthrobacter sp. B1I2 genomic DNA contains:
- a CDS encoding DUF3846 domain-containing protein encodes MTTSLALIIPADMNEPARVESIDTGLQNLQSIVAGNIEAVSGDDWHFYLNEEGKIMRLKPNRRAALLLLEATGILTDVYCGNVVFLGKTADGSEGDVPEHLIDLAQQLFGLNQPVNQ; translated from the coding sequence GTGACTACAAGCCTCGCCCTGATCATCCCCGCCGACATGAACGAACCCGCCCGAGTCGAAAGCATCGATACTGGGCTACAAAACCTGCAATCCATCGTGGCAGGAAATATTGAAGCCGTAAGCGGGGATGACTGGCACTTCTACCTGAACGAGGAAGGCAAAATAATGCGCCTCAAACCCAACCGTCGTGCCGCGCTTCTGCTCCTTGAGGCAACCGGCATCCTGACAGATGTCTATTGCGGGAACGTGGTGTTTCTCGGGAAGACGGCCGACGGCAGCGAAGGCGATGTACCCGAACACCTGATCGATTTGGCACAACAACTTTTCGGCCTGAACCAGCCAGTCAACCAGTAA
- the mobC gene encoding plasmid mobilization relaxosome protein MobC, which yields MSEEQKSPRRFARRRRANIDGDTQYVRVSMSQRERAQLAVLEERTGRSPSEILVSAALYSENSESLAERRAMAVEFMAARRYLAALSNNVNQLARQSNATDEFPEAARVVLTRVRAIADRINGMLDSMVR from the coding sequence ATGAGCGAGGAGCAGAAGTCGCCCCGCCGTTTCGCCCGCCGCCGCCGGGCGAACATCGACGGAGATACGCAGTACGTTCGGGTGTCCATGTCGCAACGGGAACGGGCGCAGCTTGCCGTCCTGGAAGAACGTACCGGACGCAGCCCTTCGGAGATCCTTGTCAGTGCAGCGCTGTACTCCGAGAACTCCGAGTCCCTTGCGGAGCGCCGCGCGATGGCGGTGGAGTTCATGGCCGCCCGTCGCTACCTCGCCGCGCTGTCGAACAACGTCAACCAGCTGGCCCGGCAGTCGAACGCGACCGACGAGTTTCCCGAAGCTGCGCGCGTCGTGCTGACACGTGTCCGGGCCATTGCTGACCGCATCAATGGCATGCTCGATTCGATGGTGCGCTGA
- a CDS encoding relaxase/mobilization nuclease domain-containing protein, whose protein sequence is MIPNITKGTRMQGLIAYLAGPGRANEHTDPHLVAGSPSIIAWHNDDELNATAAQAIARELDQAKNVLGIEVAGGHVWHCSLSLRAEEGDLTDQKWGEIAQDFMDEMGFTEASGRAPVQWVAIRHGHSKAGNDHIHIAASMVREDGTKWDSWKDFPRAQKVARELEKKYGLEELSPTHSTRGLRPGEREASERRGAPEPERRSLERKVRACATSAKDEAEFVRRIRRTGALVRPRYASGRDDVVVGYSVAERPPKGGRPVWFGGGHLAKDLALPKLRGEWQDTPQSAGEAVAEWAAAARGRRPVTSGREAHEPDPQQWERYSNEVAQLRENLRSVPLDDHATWAHVARETAGAFAAWSTATETVPGPLAAAAAELSKTAQLRRYPVTPLRTVGPSARGASLLLMTATAGSGTAAQAIMLRQLLNVSKAIHDMHKANNDLRRSRQINAMVRTQLAIVANALPPVQAEQSANAVKQESANVTPVSAVDAKLAETVRRAREGLEPMNKPGSVLPPKYERPRTPTTTRTGNDRPDIER, encoded by the coding sequence ATGATTCCGAACATCACCAAGGGCACCCGCATGCAGGGCCTCATCGCATACCTTGCAGGCCCAGGGCGCGCCAATGAACACACAGACCCGCACCTCGTTGCCGGCTCGCCGTCGATCATTGCGTGGCACAACGACGACGAACTCAACGCCACCGCGGCACAGGCAATCGCCCGTGAACTGGACCAGGCAAAGAACGTCCTCGGAATTGAAGTCGCCGGCGGCCATGTCTGGCACTGCTCCCTTTCCTTGCGTGCGGAAGAAGGGGATCTGACCGATCAGAAGTGGGGCGAGATCGCCCAGGACTTCATGGATGAAATGGGGTTCACCGAAGCCAGCGGACGTGCACCTGTCCAGTGGGTAGCGATACGCCACGGCCATAGCAAAGCCGGAAACGACCACATCCACATCGCCGCATCTATGGTTCGTGAAGACGGCACCAAATGGGACAGTTGGAAGGACTTCCCCAGGGCCCAGAAAGTGGCACGCGAACTGGAGAAGAAGTACGGGCTGGAAGAGCTTTCCCCCACGCATTCCACCCGGGGTTTGCGGCCTGGTGAGCGCGAAGCTTCCGAGCGGCGCGGCGCACCGGAACCCGAACGTCGGTCACTGGAACGAAAGGTCCGTGCCTGCGCAACGTCTGCCAAGGACGAAGCAGAATTTGTCCGTCGTATCCGACGCACCGGTGCCCTGGTCCGTCCCCGGTACGCGTCCGGCCGTGATGACGTGGTGGTGGGATACAGCGTGGCGGAACGTCCGCCGAAAGGCGGCCGGCCTGTGTGGTTTGGCGGCGGTCACCTTGCCAAGGACCTGGCACTGCCCAAGCTCCGCGGTGAATGGCAGGACACCCCCCAGTCTGCAGGCGAAGCCGTAGCCGAATGGGCAGCAGCAGCCCGCGGTCGCCGCCCCGTCACCAGTGGTCGTGAAGCCCACGAACCGGACCCGCAACAGTGGGAGCGGTACAGCAACGAGGTCGCCCAGCTGCGCGAAAACTTGCGCTCCGTACCATTGGACGATCACGCCACATGGGCGCACGTCGCACGGGAAACTGCCGGCGCTTTCGCCGCATGGTCCACAGCTACCGAAACTGTACCCGGCCCGCTGGCCGCGGCCGCGGCCGAGCTGTCCAAGACAGCCCAGCTGCGCCGGTACCCGGTCACGCCGCTCAGGACCGTAGGACCATCAGCCCGCGGAGCTTCCCTACTGCTTATGACCGCCACAGCCGGATCCGGCACCGCCGCCCAGGCAATCATGCTGCGGCAGCTGCTCAACGTCTCCAAAGCCATCCACGACATGCACAAGGCGAACAACGACCTGCGCCGGTCACGGCAGATCAACGCCATGGTCCGCACGCAACTGGCCATCGTAGCCAACGCCCTACCACCGGTGCAGGCGGAGCAATCGGCGAACGCGGTGAAGCAGGAATCAGCGAATGTTACCCCTGTGTCTGCTGTGGACGCCAAGCTGGCCGAAACGGTACGCCGTGCACGCGAAGGTCTGGAACCGATGAACAAGCCAGGATCCGTCCTGCCACCGAAGTACGAACGCCCAAGAACCCCGACAACGACCCGGACCGGAAACGACCGCCCGGACATCGAGCGATAG
- a CDS encoding 8-oxoguanine DNA glycosylase OGG fold protein, with amino-acid sequence MPAVPENLKARFRKWDAKGRPPQEAFKWKKKNWQNYLGSYSILETLPNPIDRAAVLESFKLVRDTDSALDAYIASYLWGYAKANFGPYRADRVVRLNTDPENGKDFAAELHTLAGIAMNDGGTAAFEHVVSKRKNDRKFFDQWGPAFATKFISFATKASSQVATTPIMDSIVAEWFSEHCKEIGPLWLTWYSASSYLRYTECTAEWAEELDIEPEQVEQLIFGGD; translated from the coding sequence ATGCCAGCCGTACCAGAAAATCTGAAGGCGAGATTCCGAAAGTGGGATGCGAAGGGACGTCCTCCGCAGGAGGCATTCAAGTGGAAGAAGAAAAACTGGCAAAACTATCTCGGCAGCTACAGCATTCTCGAAACACTTCCCAACCCCATTGACCGCGCTGCCGTATTGGAATCGTTCAAGCTTGTCCGTGACACGGACTCGGCACTCGACGCCTACATCGCCAGCTACCTTTGGGGTTACGCCAAGGCCAACTTCGGTCCCTATCGGGCCGATCGCGTCGTCCGGCTGAACACGGACCCCGAGAATGGGAAGGACTTCGCCGCCGAACTGCACACGCTCGCCGGGATCGCGATGAACGATGGCGGGACCGCAGCGTTTGAGCATGTTGTGAGCAAACGAAAAAACGACAGGAAGTTCTTCGATCAGTGGGGGCCTGCCTTCGCGACAAAGTTCATCAGCTTCGCTACTAAGGCCTCCAGCCAGGTGGCAACCACTCCGATCATGGATAGTATCGTCGCGGAATGGTTCAGTGAACACTGCAAGGAGATCGGTCCCCTGTGGCTAACCTGGTACAGCGCCAGTAGCTACCTCCGGTATACCGAGTGCACGGCCGAATGGGCAGAAGAACTCGACATCGAACCGGAGCAAGTCGAACAGCTCATCTTCGGGGGAGATTGA
- a CDS encoding FAD-dependent oxidoreductase: MSKVTVIGGGVTGLTTAIRLREAGHEVTVAAKDYLAGTTSWVATAIWHLFWVEVDERVERWSVTALDELIRLSRIEETGVTLVRGIECVRETSPDAEDFVQGRTGAAWQHIVPSYEALTLEELKGRLPWDYPLETMLGGYIIEVPIADMSVYLPYLMKRLEHLGVRLESDTFENFSEVEERFPADWYINCTGLGSATLAGDSTLRGIKGQIVRVTHDGSITEYIADDFSPRGMTYILPRGQDIVLGGSEDTDCDDSNIDDQLAASILARCAALVPDIANATVLEHLAGLRPYRPSIRLEFDPDVSNLIHNYGHGGSGVSLSWGCSAEVVEMVGKAENGQSTH; the protein is encoded by the coding sequence ATGAGCAAAGTCACCGTCATCGGAGGCGGAGTTACTGGGCTCACCACGGCCATTAGGTTGAGGGAAGCCGGCCACGAAGTCACTGTCGCCGCAAAAGACTACTTGGCGGGTACAACTTCCTGGGTGGCAACAGCGATTTGGCACCTGTTCTGGGTGGAAGTTGATGAACGAGTCGAACGGTGGTCCGTTACCGCACTCGACGAGCTCATCAGGTTGTCTCGTATCGAAGAGACGGGCGTGACACTAGTGCGAGGCATAGAGTGCGTGCGGGAAACGAGTCCAGATGCTGAAGACTTCGTACAAGGACGAACGGGTGCCGCGTGGCAGCACATAGTGCCTTCCTATGAGGCGTTGACGCTTGAGGAGCTTAAAGGACGCCTACCCTGGGACTATCCCCTTGAAACCATGCTTGGTGGCTACATCATTGAGGTCCCCATCGCCGACATGTCTGTATACCTGCCTTACTTGATGAAGCGCCTAGAACATCTGGGTGTGAGACTAGAATCCGACACCTTCGAAAACTTCAGTGAGGTGGAGGAGCGGTTCCCCGCAGATTGGTATATCAACTGCACGGGCCTCGGGTCCGCCACGCTGGCCGGGGATTCTACGCTCCGGGGAATTAAGGGGCAGATAGTGAGGGTGACCCACGATGGATCGATTACCGAGTACATCGCCGATGATTTCTCCCCCCGTGGCATGACATACATCCTCCCGCGAGGACAAGACATAGTGCTTGGAGGATCTGAGGACACTGACTGCGACGATTCGAATATCGATGATCAGTTGGCCGCTTCAATCTTGGCTAGATGTGCTGCTTTGGTACCAGACATAGCGAACGCTACTGTCTTGGAACATTTGGCGGGACTTAGGCCATACAGGCCCTCAATCCGGTTGGAGTTCGACCCCGACGTCAGCAACCTCATTCATAACTATGGCCACGGTGGCTCGGGGGTGAGTCTCTCCTGGGGGTGCTCAGCGGAAGTGGTAGAGATGGTTGGCAAGGCTGAGAACGGGCAAAGCACGCATTAG
- a CDS encoding NAD(P)-dependent oxidoreductase: protein MPRILITDSLFLPIGGPDEERLKAEGYEIDRLDVPRADEETLIQHISGADGYILGGIESVTDKVIHAADTLKAIAFTGSGYAEFIPGWRLATSKGIAISAARGENADAVAEWSLVSALMLVRNIPALTAPGGPDFSITRDFNSLTLGIVGYGAIGQALARKAKALGIHVIATEGKPSDEVTSVSLNELVEQSDIISVHVSRHRGKTALDATAIKSIKPGSVLVNAAFEEAIDNDALLQRVADGELRAAVDYPLQADDLPLGALLASNAQTAFNTAETNARVGARATTSLLNLLNSGDDADLVNPEYRNNR from the coding sequence ATGCCCAGAATCCTGATTACCGACTCCCTTTTTCTGCCCATAGGCGGTCCTGACGAGGAACGACTCAAGGCTGAGGGATATGAGATTGACCGCCTCGATGTGCCAAGAGCCGACGAGGAGACGCTTATCCAGCACATCTCGGGAGCTGACGGGTATATTCTCGGCGGCATCGAATCTGTTACTGACAAGGTAATTCATGCCGCAGATACTCTGAAGGCGATAGCCTTCACAGGCTCGGGATACGCAGAGTTCATCCCGGGGTGGAGGCTAGCAACTTCAAAAGGCATTGCCATCTCAGCTGCACGTGGTGAGAACGCCGATGCCGTTGCGGAGTGGAGCCTTGTCAGTGCTCTGATGTTGGTCCGCAATATCCCGGCGCTTACAGCACCAGGAGGCCCAGATTTCTCGATCACTCGTGACTTCAACTCGCTGACGCTCGGAATTGTTGGGTACGGAGCCATCGGTCAAGCGCTTGCGCGCAAGGCGAAAGCGCTTGGCATACATGTGATCGCTACGGAGGGCAAACCCTCGGACGAGGTCACGTCCGTCTCCCTTAACGAACTGGTGGAGCAGTCGGACATTATTTCAGTTCACGTAAGCCGTCACCGTGGCAAAACCGCGCTTGACGCAACAGCCATCAAGTCGATAAAGCCTGGAAGCGTTTTGGTTAACGCTGCTTTTGAGGAAGCGATTGACAATGATGCCCTTCTGCAACGGGTAGCAGACGGCGAACTCCGAGCCGCTGTTGACTACCCTCTGCAGGCCGATGACCTGCCGCTTGGCGCTTTGCTCGCGTCGAATGCTCAGACAGCTTTCAACACCGCAGAGACAAATGCCCGAGTTGGTGCTAGGGCAACAACTTCGCTCCTGAACCTGCTCAATTCCGGAGATGATGCTGACCTCGTCAACCCGGAATATCGCAACAACCGCTAG
- a CDS encoding helix-turn-helix domain-containing protein — protein MEKRGRCGVSDTQENRVLLGVQLAAARREAGLSVSELAELAGCSDGYVRTIEAGVNPKTGKASRPSEAKILGFAKAVGHDARSWLELVGYDADVTEAGSQPAKGGVDYYLRGLRDAAKLLPQRSPFMHTQAINVLKRLSNEFERAARGSIEVAPLEEPELTQQAVESCNSHLRAVSYQDEAWWSSAGGDTYLEHHEKLLNRKVDITRIFLVPKSGIEALLPTLERHIQLEIQAYVLEPDSVEPASRRDFVIYDDTLLREASSVDDGDEDLKEAEFTDDPIRIQGALLKFERMRTAAIALGGDAQRIVRRHKEGLS, from the coding sequence ATGGAGAAGAGGGGGAGGTGTGGAGTGTCTGACACTCAGGAGAACAGGGTCTTGCTAGGTGTCCAGTTGGCTGCAGCTCGGCGGGAGGCCGGATTGTCTGTAAGCGAGCTCGCCGAGCTAGCTGGCTGCAGCGACGGATATGTCCGCACGATTGAGGCTGGTGTGAATCCAAAGACCGGAAAGGCTTCCCGCCCTTCAGAGGCCAAAATTTTGGGCTTCGCGAAAGCGGTTGGTCATGACGCTCGGTCTTGGCTCGAATTAGTGGGATACGATGCCGACGTTACCGAGGCCGGCTCGCAACCGGCAAAGGGCGGCGTCGACTACTACCTCCGCGGCCTCCGCGACGCAGCGAAACTTCTGCCTCAGCGGAGTCCGTTCATGCATACCCAAGCAATCAACGTCCTTAAGAGACTTTCAAACGAGTTCGAGAGAGCAGCCCGGGGGTCTATCGAGGTCGCGCCGCTGGAAGAACCGGAGCTTACTCAGCAAGCTGTCGAATCCTGCAACTCCCACCTGCGCGCCGTGAGTTACCAGGATGAGGCTTGGTGGAGCAGCGCCGGAGGCGATACCTATCTTGAACACCATGAGAAGCTGCTCAACCGGAAAGTCGACATCACTCGAATTTTTCTGGTGCCAAAAAGCGGAATTGAAGCACTCCTGCCTACGCTCGAACGGCATATTCAGCTGGAAATACAGGCCTATGTTCTGGAGCCCGACAGTGTTGAACCGGCCTCGCGACGGGACTTTGTTATTTACGACGACACCCTCCTGCGAGAAGCGAGCTCCGTTGACGACGGAGATGAAGATTTAAAGGAGGCGGAGTTCACAGACGACCCCATTCGGATCCAAGGAGCACTATTGAAGTTTGAAAGGATGCGCACAGCCGCCATCGCCTTGGGGGGAGATGCTCAACGCATCGTTCGCCGCCATAAAGAGGGCCTGTCATGA
- a CDS encoding NYN domain-containing protein, whose amino-acid sequence MPEASAITYTRPLTCHLIDIENEMGGGYWTAGDVELWWQIYRQQAVGITLGDLVIVGVAERAARKVRNGMRGENVKWRIGSDGPDGADLALLNAVNVSRISRRYSRLVVASGDHIFAPLAQEARVLGMSVQVVLGKGRVSRDLKEAATIQTRIRSSSREAQRRTLAAIRTVHAAAVAA is encoded by the coding sequence ATGCCTGAAGCGTCTGCCATTACGTATACCAGGCCTCTAACCTGCCACCTTATCGACATCGAGAATGAGATGGGCGGCGGATATTGGACTGCCGGTGACGTCGAACTCTGGTGGCAAATTTACCGCCAGCAGGCAGTCGGGATCACGTTGGGCGACTTGGTCATTGTGGGTGTGGCTGAACGCGCCGCACGAAAGGTCCGGAACGGGATGCGCGGCGAAAACGTCAAGTGGCGCATCGGCAGTGATGGCCCCGATGGCGCCGACCTCGCTCTCCTTAATGCAGTCAATGTCTCACGGATTTCCCGTCGCTACTCAAGGCTCGTCGTCGCGAGTGGAGATCACATTTTCGCCCCTCTCGCCCAAGAGGCACGGGTGCTCGGAATGAGCGTGCAGGTCGTTCTGGGCAAGGGACGGGTCTCTCGGGACCTCAAAGAGGCCGCAACCATTCAGACAAGAATTCGCTCTAGTTCTCGTGAGGCTCAGCGTCGGACGCTCGCCGCCATTCGTACTGTCCACGCCGCCGCAGTTGCGGCCTGA
- a CDS encoding ATP-binding protein, with the protein MNAKNGSNTSEFRAGTVSDALGHALVDGSTIVLNQVIGDVLVDDHSIRDLPRVLSVHAANLGMPTLRYTVAALIEAINAPGGPKARVPSDIGDRTPPTVAIDIIRESCLSAQVPHVVVIDFAEHILPNDQMQSASGDTARIVEQLARLATDTAWTKAGHRIVIIGRTARIDHRLTRLPGMQVLELGLPRLEERRRALELMTQSSRHKLVLAPDLNLDRAARLTGGMSVQTLSAMRHHTSAEHPLSVEDILKRKLAAIRQMAGDTLIVHDDLLSLDGDVAGLSQVRRFLQEELSRGNHTLRLILAGPPGNGKTRVATAIAAFLGVPAIELGHILNRYVGDSEANLSLALEAIEANAPCLVILDEVDQTFLGRRGESAASEGGQVTANLRAALFSWLGDVGSQRGISVIGLTNRPDLLDDAAVDRFTLIPVLHPTPWDAAQIMQIQARREHMNFDVDGAALALLEADTAFSGRQAVRLLGRAQVHALEQKNDQIEGRHVASAIAESMQHIGAEEERQALLAIRFCSWAGHLPWLAARYLGDESAAVPAYLEPYVRADGTVDRSALDGRLFEVESHRGQ; encoded by the coding sequence ATGAACGCCAAGAATGGCTCAAACACGTCGGAGTTCAGGGCAGGTACCGTGTCTGATGCCCTCGGGCATGCGCTTGTGGATGGCAGCACTATCGTGCTTAATCAGGTGATCGGCGATGTCCTCGTCGATGATCACAGCATCCGTGACCTCCCCCGAGTGCTCAGCGTCCACGCGGCGAACCTCGGCATGCCGACGCTTCGGTATACAGTCGCAGCTTTGATCGAGGCGATAAACGCACCTGGTGGGCCAAAAGCGCGCGTCCCGTCGGACATTGGGGATCGCACCCCACCGACGGTAGCAATCGACATCATTCGAGAGTCGTGCCTGAGCGCTCAGGTGCCGCACGTTGTCGTGATTGACTTCGCTGAGCACATTCTCCCGAACGATCAGATGCAGTCGGCCAGTGGGGATACCGCACGCATTGTGGAACAACTAGCGAGGCTCGCCACGGATACTGCCTGGACAAAGGCGGGGCACCGCATCGTCATCATCGGAAGAACGGCCCGAATCGACCACCGGTTGACCCGGCTCCCCGGCATGCAGGTTCTGGAATTAGGTTTACCTCGACTTGAGGAACGCAGACGAGCCCTTGAACTGATGACACAGAGTTCCCGACACAAGCTGGTGCTCGCGCCGGATCTTAACCTCGACCGTGCCGCTCGCCTCACAGGTGGAATGTCAGTTCAAACCTTGAGCGCTATGCGCCATCACACGTCGGCGGAGCACCCGCTTTCTGTCGAGGACATTCTCAAGCGCAAACTTGCCGCTATCCGGCAAATGGCCGGAGACACGCTCATCGTTCACGACGATCTGCTGAGTCTTGACGGCGACGTTGCTGGACTCTCTCAGGTCCGCCGATTCCTGCAGGAAGAACTCAGCCGAGGGAATCACACATTGCGGCTGATCCTCGCGGGTCCACCTGGCAATGGGAAGACCAGAGTCGCGACCGCTATCGCGGCATTTTTAGGCGTGCCCGCAATTGAACTGGGGCATATTCTTAACCGCTACGTAGGTGATAGCGAAGCTAACCTAAGTCTCGCCCTTGAAGCAATCGAAGCAAATGCCCCCTGCCTCGTCATCCTTGACGAGGTGGATCAAACATTCCTCGGACGCCGCGGAGAATCTGCCGCATCTGAGGGCGGGCAGGTCACGGCTAACCTCCGCGCAGCGCTGTTTTCATGGTTAGGCGATGTTGGATCACAACGTGGAATTTCGGTCATTGGACTCACTAACCGTCCTGACCTCCTTGATGATGCAGCGGTCGACCGGTTCACGCTTATTCCCGTTCTTCATCCGACCCCTTGGGATGCAGCTCAGATTATGCAGATTCAAGCACGCCGGGAGCATATGAATTTTGACGTCGACGGCGCTGCCCTCGCTTTGCTGGAAGCGGACACTGCGTTTTCTGGACGGCAAGCTGTTCGTCTGCTCGGCCGCGCCCAAGTGCACGCGCTGGAACAAAAGAATGATCAGATTGAGGGCCGGCACGTTGCATCTGCCATCGCAGAATCCATGCAGCACATCGGGGCAGAGGAGGAACGCCAAGCACTTCTAGCCATCAGGTTCTGCTCTTGGGCAGGACATCTTCCCTGGCTCGCAGCTAGGTATCTCGGCGACGAGTCCGCCGCGGTCCCGGCCTACCTGGAGCCCTACGTACGTGCTGATGGCACGGTTGACCGAAGCGCGCTTGACGGGCGCCTCTTCGAGGTGGAGAGTCACCGTGGTCAATAA
- a CDS encoding aminotransferase class I/II-fold pyridoxal phosphate-dependent enzyme: MARLTEARLTGASSRWRVTVVNKHPDRDWIEGTISALQQWLEVPVASPTSQLTGGGAVGLVESRLSAMHANRSVLLMPSATYGMLTVLTSLGVGPGDEVLIPTLDWPSTLAVVRTLGAIPVPVPVSSDTWTIDPAAAASRVSNRTRAVVACHLLGVPADVPALRAAIPHIPIIEDCAQAAIGSAIDGHLVGTLGEAAVYSFGPGKFIDVGEGGAVVVADSNLRDSLLRAAAHPVRQIHAGIHNVERSVLNIRIHPLAAVLLGIALDGIDVQTKVRQRQRLVARLVKSGMHPLGNDKRREVATEVVAVAADEFEPLGQPGIDLRYGEVIDVGALIKGTAASHTFAFCTAGTSEDQRLDVGTSEAATPLSRVGWR; encoded by the coding sequence ATGGCACGGTTGACCGAAGCGCGCTTGACGGGCGCCTCTTCGAGGTGGAGAGTCACCGTGGTCAATAAGCACCCAGACCGCGACTGGATCGAGGGCACGATATCGGCCCTCCAGCAATGGCTCGAAGTTCCCGTCGCGTCACCCACGAGCCAGCTTACGGGCGGTGGTGCCGTGGGCCTGGTCGAGTCTCGCCTCAGTGCTATGCATGCGAACCGGTCCGTACTACTAATGCCAAGCGCGACGTACGGGATGCTCACCGTACTTACTTCCCTCGGCGTGGGGCCCGGCGACGAGGTCCTCATCCCCACACTTGACTGGCCGTCAACATTGGCGGTTGTTCGCACCTTAGGCGCAATCCCCGTACCCGTCCCAGTGTCCTCCGACACATGGACCATCGATCCAGCTGCGGCGGCCAGCCGCGTCTCTAACAGGACACGTGCGGTCGTAGCGTGTCACTTGCTGGGGGTGCCTGCAGACGTACCCGCACTTCGGGCAGCAATTCCCCACATTCCCATCATTGAGGACTGCGCTCAAGCAGCAATCGGATCCGCGATTGACGGACACCTCGTGGGCACGCTGGGAGAGGCAGCAGTTTATAGCTTCGGACCCGGAAAATTTATTGATGTCGGTGAAGGAGGAGCGGTAGTTGTCGCCGACTCTAACCTCCGCGACTCCCTTCTGAGGGCCGCAGCTCACCCTGTGCGCCAGATTCATGCAGGTATTCACAACGTCGAAAGATCAGTTCTGAACATTCGCATCCACCCGCTTGCAGCTGTGCTCCTGGGAATAGCGCTTGACGGAATCGACGTTCAAACAAAGGTCCGTCAGCGTCAACGGCTCGTGGCCCGCCTAGTCAAGAGTGGCATGCACCCGCTCGGAAATGACAAACGACGTGAGGTTGCCACAGAAGTCGTCGCGGTTGCAGCGGACGAATTCGAACCACTCGGCCAGCCTGGGATTGATCTTCGCTATGGAGAGGTCATTGATGTCGGCGCTCTTATTAAGGGCACCGCAGCGTCACATACGTTCGCATTCTGCACTGCCGGTACTTCCGAAGACCAGCGCTTAGACGTAGGAACGTCTGAAGCGGCTACCCCTCTTTCTAGAGTGGGTTGGAGGTGA
- a CDS encoding DUF4913 domain-containing protein has protein sequence MSDLGEWDDEPDVSDQPPVPEEAGEPEAEEAAEPELFYKDLVSFVQERLSPSYRRSLSGTDRTWCPSWWKHEEAISRLEALWRSWEFLRLDGSTGMSVWWRDHADHHMGVLLSADGPFKGCKPVAGGHATNKLKALPCEPPPAGLF, from the coding sequence ATGAGTGACTTGGGCGAATGGGACGACGAGCCCGACGTGTCCGACCAACCTCCAGTGCCCGAGGAAGCTGGGGAGCCTGAAGCAGAAGAAGCCGCTGAACCAGAGTTGTTCTACAAGGACCTGGTCAGCTTCGTGCAGGAACGCCTCTCCCCGTCCTACCGGCGCAGCCTCAGCGGAACAGACAGAACATGGTGCCCCTCCTGGTGGAAACACGAAGAAGCCATCAGTCGACTGGAAGCATTATGGCGGTCTTGGGAATTCCTCCGCCTCGACGGCTCAACGGGCATGAGCGTCTGGTGGCGCGACCACGCAGACCATCACATGGGAGTCCTGCTCTCCGCGGACGGTCCATTCAAGGGATGCAAACCTGTTGCCGGCGGCCACGCAACAAATAAGCTCAAAGCTCTCCCATGCGAACCCCCGCCAGCAGGGCTTTTTTAG